In Xanthomonas campestris pv. phormiicola, the DNA window CTGCGGCTGGCGGAACCGCTGCACCGCCTCCCACAGGATGTACGCGGCGACCACGAACAGCATGCCGCCGTTGAACAGCGCGCCCAGCGCTTCCAACCGCGCGTAACCATAGGTGCGCTTGGCATCGGGCGGGCGCCGGCTCAGCCGCACCGCGACCAGCGCGATCATCAACGCCAGGGTGTCGGTGGCCATGTGCGCGGCGTCGGACAGCAGCGCCAGGCTGTTGGTCAGGAACGCACCGGCGATCTCCACCAGCAGGAACGTGGCGGTCAGCCCCAGTGCCCACCACAGCGGTTGCTCGTGGCGGATCTCGGTCGGTGCGTGGCTGTGGTCGTGTCCCATGGAGTTGGCCTGGCGGTGCGTGCGAAGAACAGGCGCCAGCTTAGATCGGCCCTGCGGCGGAGACTATTACACCGCGGCGGCATGTCCGCACGCCGCTAGCGCAGCGCGCGCAGAGGGCGTTCAAACCTGCGCTTGCGGCACGCCCCGCCGCCCCGCCGATCCGGCGGCCGCGGCGGCGCTTGCCGCGCTGCGGCGACGGTGCAGCGGTCGCGACACGATGCCGCATCGGACCGCACGCGATGCATCCGCGATGCCGACGGCATGCCGCATGCGCACGGCAATGCTGCGCGTCACGGCAGCCACCACACCAACAACCCGCTGATGCCGGCCAGCGCCAGCAGCGACAGCGTGCCCGCGGCCAGCACGCGGCCGCCGGACGCCAGCACCGAGCGCAGGTTCACCGACAGGCCCAGCGCCGCCATCGCCACCAGGGTCAGCAGCGCCGAAACGCGTTGCGCCGCGTCCGCCAGCGCCAGCGGCAACAGGCCCGAGGAGCGCAACAGCATCATGCCGATGAAGCCCAGCACGAACCACGGCAGCAGGCGCTGCAGCGGCAACCGCGCGGCGCCCGGCCGGCCGGCGGTCAGCCCGAGCAGCAGCATCACCGGTCCCAGCATCACCACCCGCATCAGCTTGACCAGCGCGCCGACCTGCGCGCTGATGGCGCCGACCGGCAGCGTCGCCGCCAGCACCTGCGGCACCGCGTACACGGTCATGCCGGCGAGGATGCCATAGTGGCGCTGATCCAGGCCGAACAGCGGCACCGCCAGCGGCAAGGCCAGCACCACCACGATGCCCAGCGCCGCGGTGAACGCGATCGAGGCGGCCACCTCGTCCGAATCGGCGTCGATCACCGGCGCCGCCGCGACGATCGCCGAGTTGCCGCAGATCGCATTGCCGCAGGCGACCAGCGTGGCCAGCCGTGCCGGCAGCCCGAGCAGGCGGCCGATGCCGTAGCCGATGCCGATCGCCAGCAACACCGTCGCCGCGATCAGCCCCAGCAGCAGGCCGCCGGCCGCGCCGACCGCAGCGAAGCTGACCGACGCGCCGAGCAGCACGATCGCCACTTCCAGCGGCAGCTTGGCGGCGAAGGCGATGCCGGCATGGGCATGTGCCGGCAGATCCAGCGCCGTGCGCAGCAGCGTGCCGAGCGCGATCGCGAACACCAGCGCATCGATCCACGGCCGGCCCAGCCAGTGCAGTTGCGCCCGCTCCGCCAGCAGCGCCAGCGCGGCGACCGCGATCGCCAGCAACAGGCCCGGCAGCTGCGCTGCGATGTTGCCTAGTGTCTTGCGCATTGCCGCCACCGTGTCGAAGTGGCCGCAGGATGCGCCTGCCGATCCTGTCATTCCATCACATAATGTTGGATAGTTCGTTCGCCTCAATCGAACGATCCCGCCGTGACCCTGGAACAACTCGCCCTGTTCGTCGCCGTCGCCGAACGCCAGCACCTGACCCTGGGCGCGCAGGCCGCGCATCGCACGCCGTCGGCGGCCAGCGCCGCGATCAAGGCGCTGGAAACCCGGTACGGCGTGCCGCTGTTCGACCGGGTCGGGCGCGGCATCGCGCTGACCGCCGCCGGCGCGGCGTTCTTCGAGGAAGCCAAGGCGATCCTGGCGCGCACCCGCGCCGCGGAACTGGCCTTGAGCGAATGGCGCGGCGTGCTGCGCGGCACCCTGGACCTGCACGCCAGCCAGACCGTGGCCAGCTACTGGCTGCCGATGCGGCTGATGGCCTTCCACGCGCGCTTCCCGCAGATCCAGATCCGCCTGAGCGTGGGCAACACCGAAAGCGTGGCGCGCGCGGTGGTCGAGGGCCGCGCGGAACTGGGGTTCGTCGAAGGCGGCGTGCACGATCCGCAGTTGCAGCTGTCCGCGCTCGGCCACGACCGCCTGCTGGTGGTCGCCGCGCCGACCCACCCGCTGGCCGGACGCCTGCGCCTGGGGCTGCCGCGGCTGGCCCAGGCCAGCACCTGGATCATGCGCGAAGCCGGCTCGGGCACACGTTCGGAGTTCGAAGCGGCGCTGCGCGCGGCCGGGGTCGCGCCGGAACGCCTGCGCGTGGCGCTGACCCTGCCATCGAACGAAGCGGTGCTGTCGGCGGTGCACGCCGGCCACAGCCTGGCGGCGATCTCGCAGCTGGCGGCCGCGCCGTGGCTGGAAAGCGGCCGCCTGCAAGGCGTCGGCGCGGCGCTGGGCGCGCGCACGTTCCACGCACTGCGCCATCGCGAACGCAGCCTGGGTGCGGCGGCCGCGGCCCTGCTCGACAGCGGCATCGCCAGCGGCGCAGGCGGCTGACGCCGGCCCCACCAGCACGACAGTTGCGGCGATCGGGCATGCCACCCGCGCAGGGGCATCGGCGCGCAAAACCAGCCTTGCGCCTGCGCTGCAGCGGAGGCGTCGCATCCCCCCATCCGCCACCACGCGACCCGCGCGGCCGCCACCGACGGCTCCGCGCATGCCACGCTGCAACATGCCGATCAATTCCAAAATGAGATAGCCGACGCCAAATGCTTCATTGGAACGGAATGACAGCCACTCCTATGCTCGCTCCGGTTCCAGGCGATCGGCGCGGCGGCAAGCGGCCAGGTCCACCACTGACGGCAGCCGGAACACAACACGCCTCGTGCAGCGAGGCCGCGATACAACGCACGTTCGCACTACGCACGGGGACCGCCACGTGCGATTTGCCAGCGCGGCCGGGAAGACCGGATTGCCCGGTCTTCATGTCAACTTGCTCGGTAACTTTCGTCCTGGGAGGGAACAAAGATGCCTTTGGAACACCACCGTCGCCCGGCTTGTCGGCGCGCGCAGCACCCGGCCGGCCGCACGCTGCTCGGCTCGGCCATCGTCCTGGCCCTGGCCAGCAGCTTCGGCGCCCACGCGCAGACCGTCGCCGCCGATCCGGCGCCGCCGGCCGGCACCTCGAGCAGCGATGCCGGGCAGGCACCGGTCACCCTGGACAACGTGATGGTGATCGGCCAGCGCGCCAGCCTCGACCAGGCCGTGCAGGCCAAACAGCTCGACGACCACGTGGTCGAGGTGATCTCCGCCGACAACATGGGGCAGATGCCCAATGTCACCGTGGCCGAGGCGCTGGTGCGCCTGCCCGGCGTCAACGGTACCCGCGACCGCGGCAACGAAAGCCTGGCCACGGTGCGCGGCCTGGGTCCGCGCATGACCATGGGCACCGTCAACGGCCGCGAGATCGCCTCGTCCGAGCCCAACCGCGCGGTGCGCTGGGAAGTGTTCCCCACCGAGATCGTCTCCACGGTCAAGGTCTACAAGACCCAATCGGCGGACCTGGTGGCCGGCGGCATCGCCGCCACGGTGGACATCTCCACGATCAGCCCGCTCGACCATACCGGCCCCACGTTCGTCGGCACCGCCGGCCCGATCTACTACGACGAGGCCAAGGACGTGGACGGCTATTCGCCCTGGGGCAACCGCCTCGGCGCCAGCTGGATCCACCGCTTCAACGACAACCTGGCGATCGCGCTCGGCGCCACCTACCAGAAGCAGAAGAATGCCGGCGTCTCCATCGGCAGCTGGGGCTATACCGACGACAGCAATGCGCGCGACGTCGATGGCGACGGCAAGGTCGACTACACGCCGTGGGGCGCGGCCGACCAGCTCAAGCTGACCGAACAGACCCGGACCGGTGCGATGGGCACCGTGCAGTGGCGCTCGGGCGACTTCGAACTCAAGCTCGACGGCCTGTATTCGCGGATCAAGATCGACGAGGACCAGCGCCAGAACTGGTTCAACAACCTCGGCTACAGCGTCTTCTCCGCCAGCAATCCGTATACCGCGCCCGGCTCGTCCTACACCATCGTCGATGGCGACGTGGTCGCCGCCACGCTGGCCAATTCCAACCTGCAGGTGGACCACGTCATCAGCCACTACAACGAGGTCAAGACGCTCGCCGCCGCCGGCCTCAACGCGAAGTGGAGCGGCGACGTGTGGACCCTGGGCGGCGATCTGTCGTTCTCGCAGGCCAAGCGCGACAACGACTGGCGGGCGATCAAGTTCGGCAGCAATCCCGACACCATCTCCTACGACTTCCGCCACGGCGTCACGCCGTCGATCACCACCAGTTCCGACACGCCCGAATGGGGCATCAGCGGGCAGACCGAGCCGCAGGCGCTGCGCGACCGGATCGCGGCGCTGGCGCTCAGCGCCAGCCGCAGCATCGAGGACTCGCCGATCACCGCACTGCAGTTCGGCGCGCGCGCGGCGCGGCGCGAGAAGCAGAACCGCCATTCCAGCAGTTTCCAGTCCAACTTCGACCAGCCGATCTCCGCGTACCAGGACCTGATTTACCCGGTAAGCATGCCCGACCTGAACGTGCCGGCCCTGACTGGCGGCGACCTGAACGCGATCGCCATGGCCGGCTTCGGCGGCTTCGATCCGAGCCTGGCCAGCGAGCAGTTGCTGGACCATTGGAACGTCAAGGAGAACGTGCGCGAAGCCTTCGCCAAGGCGGTATTCAGTTCGCAGTGGTTCGGCATCGACGTCACCGGCAACGCCGGCGTGCGCGTGGTCCACACCGACACCACCAGCGACGGCTACGACACCATCGGCGGCGTGGTCCAGCCCAGCAGCGCCAGCAACGACTACACCGACGTATTGCCCAGCGCCACGCTCAACTTCCTGCTCGACGACGAGCGCATCCTGCGCTTCTCGGTGGCCAAGGTGATCGCGCGTCCGCCGCTGGACGAACTGCGCACCGGCCGCGCGCTCGACGATCCCAACACCACCGTCGGCCAGCTGACCGGCAGCGGCGGCAACCCGAAGCTGGATCCGTTCCGCGCCACCCAGGTCGACCTGTCCTACGAGTGGTACTTCCACAAGGAAGCGCTGGCCGCGCTGGCGCTGTACCGCAAGTGGGTGGACTCGAGCATCGGCTACAAGACCCAGCACGAGACCATCGACGGCCGCGACTACCTGATCAGCGGCCCGTTCAACGGCGGCGGCGGCTACATCAACGGCGCCGAGCTGACCTTCCAGACGCCGTTCTTCTTCATCCCGCACATGGAGAACTTCGGCGTCTACTCGAACTACTCCTACGTCGAATCCAACCTGCACGAGTTCTCGCCGGCCGACGATCCGCTGCCGCTCAGCGGCCTGGCGCGCAACACCGGCACCTTCGACCTGTGGTACAGCAACAGCAAGTTCGAAGCGCGGGTGGGCTACAAGTACCACAGCCCCTACACCGTGGTGTACGGCTGGAATGCCGCACGCCTGGCGCGGCTGGAGAGCGAAGGCACGGTGGACCTGAGCCTGGCCTGGCGCTTCAGCGAGCACCTGGGGCTGAAGTTCCAGGTCGGCAACCTGACCAACGAGCCGTTGCGCGCCTACAGCGACAACAAGCGCAACCGCCTGGCCAACCAGGACGACGGCGGCTATCAGCTGTTCGGCCGCCGCTTCGCGCTGGAAGCCACCTACACGTTCTGAGCCTTTCTGCCGCAGGTACCGCATGCCGCACCCACGCCGTCACCGGATGCCAGCGCTCGCGCTGGCCCTCGCCGCCGCCCTCGTCTCCGCCGCCGCCGGCGCCGGTCCGCTGTATCTGGGCGCCGACCTGTCCTACGTCAACGAGATGGAAGACTGCGGCGTGCAGTACCGCGAACACGGCGCGGTGCAGGATCCGTTCGTGCTGTTCCATGCGCACGGCGCCAACCTGGTGCGCGTGCGCCTGTGGAACGATGCGCGCTGGACCCGCTACAGCGACCTGAGCGACGTCAAGAAGACCATCCGCCGCGCGCGCGCGCAGGGCATGCAGGTGCTGCTGGACTTCCACTACTCCGACGACTGGGCCGATGGCGAAAAGCAATTGATTCCCAAGGCCTGGGCCGCGATCACCAACCAGGACGAACTGGCGCGCACGCTGTACGGCTACACCTACGACACGCTGAGCGCGCTGGACCGCGCCGGGCTGATGCCGGAGCTGGTGCAGGTCGGCAACGAGAGCAACTCGGACCTGCTGGACAGCCGGCCATGGGACAAGCGGCGGCCGATCGACTGGACGCGCAACGCCAAGCTGCTGCGCGCCGGCATCCAGGCGGTGCGCGACGCCGGCGCGCGTTCGACGATCAAGCCGAAGGTGATGCTGCACATCGCCCAGCCGGAAAACGTGGAGCCGTGGTTCGCCGCGGCGAGCAAGGCCGGCGTGCGCGACTTCGACTTCATCGGCATCAGCTACTACCGCAAGTGGTCCAGCGAATCGATGGCCGGGCTCGGCGCCACCATCAAGCGCCTGCGCCAGCGCTACCCCGCCGAGGTGATGGTGGTGGAGACCGCCTACCCGTGGACGCTGGCCAGCGGCGACACCTCGCAGAACCTGCTCGGCGAGGACTCGCTCATTCGCGGCTACCCGGCCACGCCGCAGGGGCAGCTGGACTACCTGGTCGATCTCACCCAGCTGGTGATCGACAACGGCGGCAGCGGCGTCGTGTACTGGGAACCGGCCTGGACCAGCAGCAGTTGCAAGACGCGCTGGGGCACCGGCTCGTCGTGGGAGAACGCCAGCTTCTTCGATTTCGCGCACGGCAACGAACTGCTGCCCGGCATCGGCTTCATGCGCCACGCCTACCGGCCCGCGCCGCAGGCCGGCACCGACGCGGCGACGCCGCCGCACGCACAGGACCCGCAACCATGATCGAACTGAGCCGACGCGACCTGCTGCGCTCGCTGGTCGCCGGCGGCGTGCAGGCGGCCGTTCCCGGTGCGGCCGCGGCCTTGGCGCCGGCGGCCCTGGCCGCGAGCCCCAGCGACGCTGGCCCGGCGCTGGCGCCGACGCTGGACGAGGACGCGCAAGCGCCGCGCGAACGCCTGCTGTGCGACTTCGGCTGGCGCTTCCACTTCGGCCATGCCGACGACCCGGCGCGCGACTTCAACTTCGGGACGTTCCAACGCACCTACGCCAAGGCCGGCAAGGACACCGCCGACGCGGCCCTGCCCGGCTTCGACGACAGCGCCTGGGACGCGATCGACCTGCCGCACGACTGGGCGGTGGCGCTGCCGCCGCGCCAGGATCCCGCCTCGGCCAGCATCCTGGTCGACGATCCGGCCGCCGCGCACGGCTACAAGCCGCTTGGCCGCAACGATCCGCAGACCAGCATCGGCTGGTACCGGCGCGAACTGGAGATTCCGGCCGACGATCTGGGCAAGCGCATCTGCCTGGAATTCGACGGCGTGTTCCGCGACTGCCTCGTGTTCTGCAACGGCCACATCGTCGGCCGCAACGCCAGCGGCTACTGCGGCTTCGAGGTCGATCTCAGCGACGTGCTCGACTACGGCAAGCGCAACGTCATCGCCGTGCGCGTGGACGCCACCCTGGGCGAGGGCTGGTTCTACGAGGGCGCGGGCATCTATCGCCACGTGTGGCTGCGCAAGACCGATGCGCTGCACGTGCCGACGCATGGCGTGTTCGTGCGCAGCCCGTGGCAAGGCGGCGCCGCGCAGGCGCTGGTCAGTACCGAAGTCGGCAACAGCGGCGCCGAGCCGCGCAACTGCAGCGTCACCTCGGTGATCCGCGCACCGGACGGCCGCATCGTCGCGCGCGCGACCGCCGCGCCGGTCACGGTGGCGCCGGGGCTGCTGCAGCGCGTCGAACAGACGCTCGATCTCGGCACGCCGGCGCTGTGGTCGCCGGACACGCCGCAGCGCTACACCCTGTCCACCCACCTGCACAGCGACGGCCGCGCCTGCGACGCGCTGAGCACGCGCTTCGGCGTGCGCAGCCTGCAGTTCGATCCGCAGCGCGGCCTGCTGCTCAACGGCGCGCCGTTCAAGCTGCACGGCACCAACAACCACCAGGACCACGCCGGCGTCGGCACCGCCATTCCCGACCGCCTGCACGAATGGCGCCTGCGCCAGCTCAAGTCGATGGGCTGCAACGCGTACCGCAGTTCGCACAACCCGGCCGCGCCGGAAGTGCTGGAGCTGTGCGACCGTCTCGGCCTGCTGGTCATCGACGAAACCCGGCGCATGTCCTCCGACAGCGAGGCGCTGGCGGAACTGGAAACGATGGTACGGCGCGGCCGCAACCATCCCTGCGTGCTGCTGTGGTCGCTCGGCAACGAGGAACCGCAGATGGTCACCGTGCGCGGCGCACGCATCGTCGCGCGCATGCAACAACTGGTGCGGCGCCTGGATCCGACCCGCCCCACCACCTTCGCGATGGAC includes these proteins:
- a CDS encoding DUF4982 domain-containing protein, with amino-acid sequence MIELSRRDLLRSLVAGGVQAAVPGAAAALAPAALAASPSDAGPALAPTLDEDAQAPRERLLCDFGWRFHFGHADDPARDFNFGTFQRTYAKAGKDTADAALPGFDDSAWDAIDLPHDWAVALPPRQDPASASILVDDPAAAHGYKPLGRNDPQTSIGWYRRELEIPADDLGKRICLEFDGVFRDCLVFCNGHIVGRNASGYCGFEVDLSDVLDYGKRNVIAVRVDATLGEGWFYEGAGIYRHVWLRKTDALHVPTHGVFVRSPWQGGAAQALVSTEVGNSGAEPRNCSVTSVIRAPDGRIVARATAAPVTVAPGLLQRVEQTLDLGTPALWSPDTPQRYTLSTHLHSDGRACDALSTRFGVRSLQFDPQRGLLLNGAPFKLHGTNNHQDHAGVGTAIPDRLHEWRLRQLKSMGCNAYRSSHNPAAPEVLELCDRLGLLVIDETRRMSSDSEALAELETMVRRGRNHPCVLLWSLGNEEPQMVTVRGARIVARMQQLVRRLDPTRPTTFAMDQGFDDGVGQVVDVVGFNYRTPQMDAFHARHPDIPIYGSETGSTVGVRGNYRSDDARGYARAYDLDYPWWASSAEAWWSYVAQRPYIAGGFVWTGFDYRGEPTPYNRWPNVASQFGILDSCGFPKDNYWYYRAQWTREPVLHLFPHWNWNGLLDERDNGMVDVWCHSNLDAVELLVNGASQGLQQVPAYGHVEWRVKYAPGTIEARGYRDGKQVLVQTRQTAGAAAAIRLRSDRPELLADAEDVAVVAVEIVDAQGRVVPTADTAVHFAVRGAGRLIGLGNGDPASHENDKGDSRRAFNGLCMALLQTTRTAGTLTLEATAPGLAPARLALKSVRTKVRPFVA
- a CDS encoding TonB-dependent receptor, translated to MPLEHHRRPACRRAQHPAGRTLLGSAIVLALASSFGAHAQTVAADPAPPAGTSSSDAGQAPVTLDNVMVIGQRASLDQAVQAKQLDDHVVEVISADNMGQMPNVTVAEALVRLPGVNGTRDRGNESLATVRGLGPRMTMGTVNGREIASSEPNRAVRWEVFPTEIVSTVKVYKTQSADLVAGGIAATVDISTISPLDHTGPTFVGTAGPIYYDEAKDVDGYSPWGNRLGASWIHRFNDNLAIALGATYQKQKNAGVSIGSWGYTDDSNARDVDGDGKVDYTPWGAADQLKLTEQTRTGAMGTVQWRSGDFELKLDGLYSRIKIDEDQRQNWFNNLGYSVFSASNPYTAPGSSYTIVDGDVVAATLANSNLQVDHVISHYNEVKTLAAAGLNAKWSGDVWTLGGDLSFSQAKRDNDWRAIKFGSNPDTISYDFRHGVTPSITTSSDTPEWGISGQTEPQALRDRIAALALSASRSIEDSPITALQFGARAARREKQNRHSSSFQSNFDQPISAYQDLIYPVSMPDLNVPALTGGDLNAIAMAGFGGFDPSLASEQLLDHWNVKENVREAFAKAVFSSQWFGIDVTGNAGVRVVHTDTTSDGYDTIGGVVQPSSASNDYTDVLPSATLNFLLDDERILRFSVAKVIARPPLDELRTGRALDDPNTTVGQLTGSGGNPKLDPFRATQVDLSYEWYFHKEALAALALYRKWVDSSIGYKTQHETIDGRDYLISGPFNGGGGYINGAELTFQTPFFFIPHMENFGVYSNYSYVESNLHEFSPADDPLPLSGLARNTGTFDLWYSNSKFEARVGYKYHSPYTVVYGWNAARLARLESEGTVDLSLAWRFSEHLGLKFQVGNLTNEPLRAYSDNKRNRLANQDDGGYQLFGRRFALEATYTF
- a CDS encoding putative sulfate exporter family transporter, with protein sequence MRKTLGNIAAQLPGLLLAIAVAALALLAERAQLHWLGRPWIDALVFAIALGTLLRTALDLPAHAHAGIAFAAKLPLEVAIVLLGASVSFAAVGAAGGLLLGLIAATVLLAIGIGYGIGRLLGLPARLATLVACGNAICGNSAIVAAAPVIDADSDEVAASIAFTAALGIVVVLALPLAVPLFGLDQRHYGILAGMTVYAVPQVLAATLPVGAISAQVGALVKLMRVVMLGPVMLLLGLTAGRPGAARLPLQRLLPWFVLGFIGMMLLRSSGLLPLALADAAQRVSALLTLVAMAALGLSVNLRSVLASGGRVLAAGTLSLLALAGISGLLVWWLP
- a CDS encoding LysR family transcriptional regulator translates to MTLEQLALFVAVAERQHLTLGAQAAHRTPSAASAAIKALETRYGVPLFDRVGRGIALTAAGAAFFEEAKAILARTRAAELALSEWRGVLRGTLDLHASQTVASYWLPMRLMAFHARFPQIQIRLSVGNTESVARAVVEGRAELGFVEGGVHDPQLQLSALGHDRLLVVAAPTHPLAGRLRLGLPRLAQASTWIMREAGSGTRSEFEAALRAAGVAPERLRVALTLPSNEAVLSAVHAGHSLAAISQLAAAPWLESGRLQGVGAALGARTFHALRHRERSLGAAAAALLDSGIASGAGG
- a CDS encoding arabinogalactan endo-1,4-beta-galactosidase, with the translated sequence MPHPRRHRMPALALALAAALVSAAAGAGPLYLGADLSYVNEMEDCGVQYREHGAVQDPFVLFHAHGANLVRVRLWNDARWTRYSDLSDVKKTIRRARAQGMQVLLDFHYSDDWADGEKQLIPKAWAAITNQDELARTLYGYTYDTLSALDRAGLMPELVQVGNESNSDLLDSRPWDKRRPIDWTRNAKLLRAGIQAVRDAGARSTIKPKVMLHIAQPENVEPWFAAASKAGVRDFDFIGISYYRKWSSESMAGLGATIKRLRQRYPAEVMVVETAYPWTLASGDTSQNLLGEDSLIRGYPATPQGQLDYLVDLTQLVIDNGGSGVVYWEPAWTSSSCKTRWGTGSSWENASFFDFAHGNELLPGIGFMRHAYRPAPQAGTDAATPPHAQDPQP